The following are encoded in a window of Narcine bancroftii isolate sNarBan1 chromosome 2, sNarBan1.hap1, whole genome shotgun sequence genomic DNA:
- the snrpg gene encoding small nuclear ribonucleoprotein G, whose translation MSKAHPPELKKFMDKKLSLKLNGGRHVQGILRGFDPFMNLVVDESVEMAPGGQQNNIGMVVIRGNSIIMLEALERV comes from the exons ATGAGTAAAGCCCACCCGCCCGAGCTGAAGAA GTTCATGGACAAGAAGTTATCAC TAAAACTGAACGGTGGACGACATGTGCAAGGAATTTTGCGTGGGTTTGACCCCTTCATGAATCTTGTGGTTGATGAATCGGTAGAGATGGCACCTGGAGGTCAACAGAACAACATTGGCATGGTG GTAATTAGAGGAAACAGCATTATCATGTTGGAAGCTTTAGAAAGAGTATAG